The Geoalkalibacter sp. genome includes a window with the following:
- a CDS encoding glutaredoxin family protein: protein MGKVWRWLVLLAMLPSAWSLAAPAGEQGHQGGPGVAILVYSAENCPHCRQAEVFLRHLTERYPEIILDVRDVWHDPAYLQELVRLSDIFDAPVSTPSIFIGEHAWFGFGLEQGRRIEAAVIRCLEEGCVSTLELAAAGRLVPSVAAQDRVEPEATTVFIPWVGQVDGRRLSLPLFTVIVGLLDSFNPCAFFVLLFLLSLLVHLRSRARMLLVGGIFIFFSGLFYFLFMAAWLNLFLSLGQLRGLTLAAGVMAVAIGAINIKDFFFFKKGLSLSIPESAKPRLFQRMRGLLKASSLPSLIGATIVLAAAANTYELLCTAGFPMVYTRVLTLHELSTWQYYLFLCVYNLVYVIPLLVILVTFTLTLGAAKLSEWQGRVLKLLSGILMLLLGLVLLARPALLNQMLVSVALLAGAVLLTSLVAAFWRRREAGTS from the coding sequence ATGGGCAAGGTGTGGCGATGGTTGGTCTTGCTGGCGATGCTGCCGAGCGCATGGTCCTTGGCGGCGCCCGCGGGCGAGCAGGGACACCAGGGTGGACCGGGGGTGGCGATTTTGGTCTACTCGGCCGAAAATTGCCCTCACTGCCGCCAGGCCGAGGTGTTTCTGCGACACCTGACGGAGCGCTATCCCGAAATCATCCTCGATGTGCGCGATGTCTGGCATGACCCGGCTTATCTGCAGGAATTGGTCAGGCTCAGCGACATTTTCGACGCCCCGGTGAGCACGCCCTCCATATTCATCGGTGAGCATGCCTGGTTCGGGTTCGGCTTGGAGCAGGGTCGCCGGATCGAGGCCGCCGTGATTCGCTGCCTGGAGGAGGGCTGTGTCTCGACCCTTGAGCTGGCGGCGGCGGGGCGGCTGGTTCCCTCGGTCGCGGCTCAGGACAGGGTGGAGCCGGAGGCCACGACGGTTTTCATCCCCTGGGTCGGCCAGGTCGACGGCAGGCGGCTTTCCCTGCCGCTGTTCACGGTCATCGTCGGTCTGCTCGACAGCTTCAACCCCTGTGCCTTTTTCGTGCTGCTGTTTCTGCTCAGCCTGCTGGTGCATCTGCGCTCGCGCGCCCGCATGCTGCTCGTCGGCGGAATTTTCATCTTTTTTTCCGGCTTGTTCTATTTTCTGTTCATGGCGGCCTGGCTCAATCTCTTTCTTTCCCTGGGTCAACTGCGCGGCCTGACCCTGGCGGCGGGGGTGATGGCCGTTGCCATCGGCGCGATCAACATCAAGGATTTTTTCTTTTTCAAAAAAGGTCTCAGCCTCTCCATCCCCGAGTCGGCCAAACCGCGTCTCTTTCAGCGAATGCGCGGCCTGCTCAAGGCGTCGAGCCTGCCGTCGCTGATCGGCGCGACCATTGTTCTGGCCGCCGCCGCCAATACGTACGAGTTGCTGTGCACGGCGGGCTTTCCCATGGTCTACACGCGGGTACTGACCTTGCATGAGCTCAGCACCTGGCAATATTACCTGTTTCTTTGCGTCTACAATCTGGTTTATGTTATCCCTCTGCTGGTGATTCTGGTCACCTTCACCCTGACCCTGGGCGCCGCCAAGCTCAGCGAGTGGCAGGGCCGGGTTCTCAAGCTGCTGTCCGGTATCCTGATGCTGCTTTTGGGTTTGGTGCTGCTGGCGCGTCCCGCCTTGCTCAACCAGATGCTGGTCTCCGTGGCTCTGCTGGCGGGTGCGGTGCTGCTGACCTCGCTGGTGGCCGCGTTCTGGCGGCGGCGCGAGGCGGGTACTTCCTGA
- a CDS encoding HAD family hydrolase — MIKAIFWDNDGVLVDTEPLYFQATREVLAEAGVVLSREEFIRISLREGRSAFDLARDQGAAPAALEDMRRERNRRYAEFLAQGIAPLPGVADTLSALHGRCQMAIVTSCLQEHFDLIHRHTNILHYFDFILTREHYRHTKPHPEPYLSALRRSGLSPGQCLVIEDTERGLHAADAAGLACAVIPNELTAAGDFSKACRVLDSIHQVVDLLD, encoded by the coding sequence ATGATCAAGGCGATTTTCTGGGACAATGACGGGGTGCTGGTCGACACCGAACCCCTTTATTTTCAGGCCACCCGCGAGGTTCTGGCCGAAGCGGGCGTCGTGCTGAGCCGCGAGGAGTTCATCCGCATTTCCCTGCGGGAAGGCCGCAGCGCCTTTGACCTGGCCCGCGACCAGGGCGCGGCGCCCGCCGCCCTCGAGGACATGCGCCGAGAGCGCAACCGCCGCTATGCCGAGTTCCTCGCGCAAGGCATCGCGCCCCTGCCCGGCGTCGCGGACACCCTGAGCGCCCTGCACGGCCGCTGTCAAATGGCCATCGTCACCAGTTGCCTGCAAGAACACTTCGACCTTATTCATCGCCACACGAACATCCTGCATTACTTCGACTTCATTCTGACGCGCGAACACTACCGGCACACCAAACCCCACCCCGAACCCTACCTGAGCGCCCTGCGCCGCAGCGGCCTTTCACCCGGACAATGCCTAGTGATCGAAGACACGGAGCGCGGCCTCCATGCCGCCGACGCCGCCGGTCTCGCCTGCGCCGTGATCCCCAATGAACTGACCGCGGCGGGTGATTTCTCCAAGGCGTGCCGGGTACTGGACAGCATCCACCAGGTTGTCGACCTGCTCGACTGA
- a CDS encoding lytic transglycosylase domain-containing protein yields MAIHPLKQLREALLSPATSPISRNGEAGQDFAGLLDRTRSAHQPLCGEQARSLAALMKLEMMAGLVSWDDEGKKDPSPLAQLASLPTLPRSPAANPEQVRQKFTLMSENRPAPVRPASLLKAESGSDAGSLDQIVDKAARRYQLAPELIKAVIKAESSFNPKAVSPAGAQGLMQLMPATARELGVDNPFDPEQNVMGGTRYLRDLLNRYEGDLDKALAAYNWGMGNLARSNGRLPEETRNYQVRVKQYLAEFNNRRTA; encoded by the coding sequence ATGGCGATCCATCCGTTAAAACAACTGCGCGAGGCGCTGCTGTCCCCAGCAACCTCGCCGATTTCCCGCAACGGCGAAGCAGGCCAGGATTTCGCCGGCCTGCTCGATCGCACGCGGAGCGCCCATCAGCCTCTGTGCGGCGAACAGGCGCGCTCGCTGGCCGCGCTCATGAAACTGGAAATGATGGCCGGCTTGGTGTCCTGGGACGATGAGGGCAAAAAAGATCCCTCGCCGCTCGCGCAGCTTGCTTCCTTGCCGACGCTGCCGCGCTCCCCGGCGGCGAACCCCGAGCAAGTCCGTCAAAAATTCACGCTGATGTCGGAAAACCGTCCCGCGCCGGTGCGCCCGGCTTCCTTGCTCAAGGCCGAAAGCGGCAGTGATGCAGGCTCCCTGGATCAGATCGTGGACAAGGCGGCGCGGCGCTACCAGCTGGCGCCCGAGCTGATCAAGGCGGTCATCAAGGCGGAAAGCAGCTTCAACCCCAAAGCCGTCTCGCCCGCAGGCGCGCAGGGCCTGATGCAGCTGATGCCGGCCACGGCGCGCGAGCTCGGCGTGGACAATCCCTTCGACCCGGAACAAAATGTCATGGGCGGCACCCGTTATCTGCGCGATCTGCTCAATCGTTACGAGGGCGATCTGGACAAGGCCCTGGCCGCCTACAACTGGGGCATGGGCAATCTGGCGCGCAGCAACGGCCGCCTGCCCGAAGAAACCCGCAATTATCAGGTACGGGTCAAGCAGTATCTGGCCGAGTTCAACAACCGGCGTACCGCCTGA
- a CDS encoding thioredoxin domain-containing protein yields the protein MPPDRSSSDLVTRLSRVDLTRIPPDGGNAYNRLIFEKSPYLLQHAENPLDWFPWSEEAFERARRENKPVFLSIGYSTCHWCHVMAHECFEDPEVAEVLNRHFISIKVDREERPDIDQAYMTVCQMLTGSGGWPLTLLLTPERKPFFAATYLPKNSRGALMGLMDLARKVAELWNSQRGRIEQTGEQIRQSLMNLETAASEPSSLDTQLLRAARDHFFASFDRRHGGFGTAPKFPTPHNLSLLLRIAQRFNDPQARAMALQSLQQMRLGGIFDQIGYGLHRYSVDERWLVPHFEKMLYDQALAALAYLDAWQTTGEAFHGQSAREILTYVVRDLKHPDGAFCCGEDADSEGAEGTFYVWTPGEIKEVLGDKAGKLFARVFGVSEEGNFEGKSILHLTCDLAELARETGAAPEELSALLGQARHQMLAARDRRPRPHLDDKILTGWNGLAIAALARGGVLLDAPELLEQAGAAADFLLKHLRDPQGRLLRRYRNGEAGIPAFLEDYSFFVFGLTELHQAGFDSRHLAAALELNEEMLRLFSDGQGDLHDTGEDAETVLTRGRNRYDGAIPAGSSLAVLNLLRLGRLSGDRSQEERGENLLARHLSAARRNPQAHGQLLIALDYALGPREEVVIALPHKDAWPADMLRVLRRGLRPRTLIHVRRPEDEILQGLAAPVRDKEARDGKITAWLCREQSCQAPAYSAKELEERLKS from the coding sequence ATGCCCCCAGACCGCTCATCCTCGGATCTCGTCACCCGTCTTAGCCGGGTCGATCTCACGCGAATCCCCCCGGACGGCGGAAACGCATACAACCGCCTGATCTTTGAAAAAAGCCCTTACCTGCTGCAGCACGCCGAAAATCCCCTCGACTGGTTTCCCTGGAGCGAGGAGGCTTTTGAGCGCGCCCGGCGGGAAAACAAGCCGGTTTTTCTCTCCATCGGCTACTCCACCTGTCATTGGTGCCACGTCATGGCCCACGAATGCTTCGAGGACCCCGAGGTGGCCGAGGTGCTCAACCGCCATTTCATCAGCATCAAGGTCGACCGCGAGGAACGTCCGGACATCGATCAGGCCTACATGACCGTGTGCCAGATGCTCACCGGAAGCGGCGGCTGGCCCCTGACCCTGCTCCTGACCCCGGAGCGCAAACCCTTCTTCGCCGCCACCTATCTACCGAAAAACTCACGCGGCGCCCTGATGGGGCTGATGGATCTGGCGCGCAAGGTCGCCGAACTCTGGAACAGCCAGCGCGGCCGCATCGAGCAGACCGGCGAGCAGATCCGTCAGTCTCTCATGAACCTCGAAACAGCCGCCAGCGAGCCCAGTTCCCTGGATACCCAGTTGCTGCGGGCCGCCCGCGACCATTTTTTCGCATCCTTCGATCGCCGCCACGGCGGCTTCGGCACGGCACCCAAGTTTCCGACGCCGCACAATCTGTCCCTGCTGCTGCGCATCGCGCAGCGCTTCAATGACCCGCAGGCCCGGGCGATGGCCTTGCAAAGCTTGCAGCAGATGCGCCTCGGCGGCATTTTCGACCAGATCGGCTACGGCCTGCACCGCTATTCGGTGGACGAACGCTGGCTGGTGCCGCACTTCGAAAAAATGCTCTACGACCAGGCCCTTGCCGCCCTCGCCTACCTGGATGCCTGGCAAACCACGGGAGAAGCCTTTCACGGGCAGAGCGCGCGGGAAATTCTTACCTACGTGGTGCGCGACCTCAAACATCCCGATGGAGCTTTCTGCTGCGGCGAGGACGCGGATTCCGAAGGCGCGGAAGGCACCTTCTATGTCTGGACGCCAGGCGAGATCAAGGAGGTGCTCGGAGACAAGGCGGGGAAACTATTCGCTCGGGTGTTCGGCGTGAGCGAGGAGGGCAATTTCGAGGGAAAAAGCATCCTGCACCTGACCTGCGATCTTGCGGAACTGGCACGGGAAACCGGCGCGGCCCCCGAGGAATTGTCCGCGCTGCTCGGTCAGGCGCGCCACCAGATGCTTGCCGCGCGCGACCGGCGCCCACGCCCGCATCTTGACGACAAGATCCTCACCGGCTGGAACGGCCTGGCCATCGCCGCCCTGGCCCGGGGGGGCGTTCTGCTCGACGCACCGGAACTGCTTGAACAGGCCGGCGCAGCGGCCGATTTCCTGCTCAAACATTTGCGCGACCCGCAGGGGCGCTTGCTACGTCGCTACCGGAACGGAGAGGCAGGCATCCCCGCCTTTCTCGAAGATTACAGCTTTTTCGTCTTCGGCCTCACCGAACTCCATCAGGCCGGATTCGACAGTCGCCACCTCGCCGCCGCGCTGGAACTCAACGAGGAGATGTTGCGCCTGTTCAGCGACGGGCAGGGTGATCTCCACGATACGGGCGAGGATGCGGAAACCGTTCTGACGCGCGGTCGCAACCGCTACGATGGCGCGATTCCCGCGGGAAGTTCCCTGGCGGTCCTCAATCTGCTGCGATTGGGCCGGCTCAGCGGAGATCGCTCCCAGGAGGAGCGCGGCGAGAACCTTCTGGCAAGACATCTGAGCGCGGCACGCCGGAATCCCCAGGCTCACGGCCAGTTGCTGATCGCCCTGGATTATGCCTTGGGTCCCCGTGAAGAGGTGGTCATCGCCCTGCCCCACAAGGATGCCTGGCCCGCCGACATGCTGCGCGTTCTGCGCCGCGGCCTGCGTCCACGCACCCTGATTCATGTACGACGTCCTGAAGATGAGATTTTGCAAGGGCTCGCCGCGCCGGTGCGCGACAAAGAGGCCCGCGACGGCAAGATCACCGCCTGGCTGTGCCGCGAGCAGAGCTGCCAGGCACCGGCGTACTCGGCGAAGGAATTGGAGGAGAGGTTAAAATCCTAG
- a CDS encoding putative manganese-dependent inorganic diphosphatase translates to MNASTIYVIGHKNPDTDSICSAMAYARLRAAQGLQGVQAARAGNINRQTEFVLEELALPVPPVLTDVHPRVRDVLGEHVVTVPWDAPLSRALELFHLHSIRMLPVIDAERRPLGALFLKKISERFLVPREEKEIRRVQASPASIMKCLKAQALNLVDGDVIENLNLYVGAMDSATFHQRMEGLDPRGMILVTGDRLKILREAVDFGVRVLIVTGSLPVPTEILERGIRNQVTILSTPFDTATTSWLTRLSTPVHHLVKDDFISIGALDRLDDLRLKLLHSSDPGAVVLDGEGRVCGVATKSNLLRPSPVKLILVDHNELSQAVSGAEKVEIIEVVDHHRLGNFHTDHPIRFINQPLGSTCSVVASLYRQSGIVPDRVTAGLMLAGLLSDTVILKSPTTTDVDRELATWLGGLSGLDPQDFGKRIFSAGSALAAYPSPRHLVLADFKEYEAGEQKFGVGQVEVVSFQEFHNMKEIIVETLGRIKEERHLDMAGLLVTDIVQETSLLLALGGKELPYVISYPQVEDHIYELKGVLSRKKQLVPHLLKVLKGV, encoded by the coding sequence ATGAACGCGTCCACCATCTACGTCATCGGCCACAAGAATCCCGATACCGATTCCATTTGCAGCGCCATGGCCTATGCCCGGCTGCGGGCCGCCCAGGGACTGCAAGGGGTGCAGGCGGCGCGGGCCGGCAACATCAACCGCCAGACGGAATTCGTGCTGGAAGAGCTGGCCCTGCCGGTGCCGCCGGTGTTGACCGACGTGCATCCGCGCGTGCGCGACGTGCTGGGCGAGCATGTCGTCACCGTTCCCTGGGACGCGCCGCTGTCCCGGGCGCTGGAACTTTTTCATCTGCACAGCATCCGCATGCTGCCGGTGATCGATGCCGAGCGGCGACCCCTGGGGGCGCTCTTTCTCAAGAAAATTTCCGAGCGTTTCCTGGTGCCCCGCGAGGAGAAGGAAATCCGCCGGGTGCAGGCCAGTCCCGCCTCCATCATGAAATGCCTCAAGGCCCAGGCCCTGAATCTGGTGGATGGCGATGTCATTGAAAATCTCAACCTCTACGTCGGCGCCATGGATTCGGCGACCTTTCATCAACGCATGGAGGGCCTGGATCCGCGCGGCATGATCCTGGTGACGGGCGACCGGTTGAAAATCCTTCGGGAAGCCGTCGATTTCGGCGTGCGCGTCCTCATCGTGACCGGCAGCCTGCCCGTGCCCACGGAAATCCTCGAACGCGGCATCCGCAATCAGGTGACGATTCTCTCCACGCCCTTCGACACCGCCACCACCAGCTGGCTGACGCGCCTCTCCACGCCGGTGCATCATCTGGTGAAGGATGATTTCATTTCCATCGGCGCTCTCGATCGTCTCGATGATCTGCGCCTCAAGCTGCTGCACAGCAGCGACCCCGGGGCCGTGGTGCTCGATGGCGAGGGCCGGGTGTGCGGCGTGGCGACCAAGAGCAATCTGCTGCGACCCTCGCCGGTCAAGCTGATCCTCGTCGACCACAACGAACTGTCCCAGGCGGTCAGCGGCGCCGAGAAGGTCGAAATCATCGAGGTGGTGGATCACCATCGCCTCGGCAATTTTCACACCGATCACCCCATCCGCTTCATCAACCAGCCCTTGGGCAGTACCTGTTCGGTGGTGGCCAGCCTCTATCGGCAGAGCGGCATCGTCCCCGATCGGGTGACCGCCGGCCTGATGCTCGCCGGTCTGCTCTCCGATACGGTGATTCTCAAATCGCCCACCACCACCGACGTCGATCGGGAACTGGCGACCTGGCTGGGCGGTCTTTCGGGGTTGGATCCCCAGGATTTCGGCAAGCGGATTTTCTCCGCCGGCAGCGCCCTGGCCGCCTATCCCTCGCCGCGCCACCTGGTGCTGGCGGATTTCAAGGAATACGAGGCCGGCGAACAAAAATTCGGCGTCGGGCAGGTCGAAGTGGTGAGCTTTCAGGAATTTCACAACATGAAGGAGATCATCGTGGAGACCCTCGGGCGCATCAAGGAAGAGCGCCACCTCGACATGGCCGGGCTGCTGGTCACCGACATCGTGCAGGAAACCAGCCTGCTGCTGGCCCTGGGCGGCAAGGAACTGCCCTACGTGATCAGCTATCCCCAGGTGGAGGACCATATCTACGAGCTCAAGGGGGTGCTCTCGCGCAAGAAACAACTGGTGCCGCACCTGCTCAAGGTGCTGAAAGGAGTCTGA
- a CDS encoding DUF3108 domain-containing protein yields MKIPRSLTLAASLFLIAALAWPPGALSATAADPLEAMKNESYAYDVAFLWFNRLAQARLSFFPGEKEGTYRAVLEAQTLGLAATVTRDRSERHSSLMERLPDGRLRSLVYESQASKGRGKNREDRTSRYVYDYDRGEIHRERVKRGQESRETFEMPEGGFFNDVLTAFYNFRAGYFGEIVPGGHYRIPTFSRKGPSYIIVDVYHEAERPPLGHFPRGGLLCRVEVDQEIFDTDDGAVFVWFDGQGRPARGMVENVLSLGDVRGTLR; encoded by the coding sequence ATGAAAATTCCGCGCAGTCTGACCCTTGCGGCGTCCCTGTTCCTGATCGCCGCTCTTGCCTGGCCGCCGGGCGCCTTGTCCGCCACCGCCGCCGATCCCCTGGAGGCGATGAAGAATGAGTCCTATGCCTACGATGTGGCCTTTCTCTGGTTTAATCGACTGGCGCAAGCGCGTCTGAGCTTTTTTCCCGGCGAGAAGGAAGGAACCTATCGCGCGGTTCTCGAAGCCCAGACCCTCGGTCTGGCGGCGACCGTGACCCGCGATCGCAGCGAGCGCCACAGCTCGCTCATGGAGCGTCTGCCCGATGGGCGCCTGCGCTCACTGGTCTATGAATCCCAGGCGAGCAAGGGCCGCGGCAAGAATCGCGAGGACCGCACCAGCCGTTATGTCTACGACTACGACCGGGGTGAGATTCACCGCGAACGCGTCAAGCGCGGACAAGAAAGCCGCGAGACCTTCGAGATGCCCGAGGGGGGCTTTTTCAATGATGTGCTGACCGCGTTCTACAACTTTCGCGCCGGCTATTTCGGGGAGATCGTGCCGGGCGGTCATTACCGCATTCCCACCTTCAGCCGCAAGGGACCTTCCTACATCATCGTGGATGTCTACCATGAAGCCGAGCGCCCGCCGCTCGGCCATTTTCCGCGCGGCGGACTGCTCTGTCGCGTCGAGGTCGATCAGGAGATCTTCGACACGGACGATGGCGCCGTGTTCGTCTGGTTCGACGGTCAGGGGCGGCCCGCGCGCGGCATGGTCGAGAACGTCCTGAGTCTGGGCGACGTGCGCGGCACCCTGCGCTGA
- a CDS encoding calcium/sodium antiporter — protein MMAMLFTVLVFFAGLAILYYGAEFLVGGSSRLAFSYGVRPLIVGMTVIAFATSMPELMVSLLAAVKGSSDIAAGNIIGSNIANIGLILGVAALLLPMVVARATLTREIPFMIGASLLLYVFCLDGVLGFVNGLILFALLVVFLAYCIKTARIRVPYEIEAERPAGESEPRRRRDLLHITLGMVGLGVGAELMVRSAVTIATALGISELVIGMTVVALGTSLPELAASVVSAWKGEMDLSVGNVIGSNIFNILFVLGVCPMIRPLSVDPSVLRFELPVMLAFSAVLIPLLWRGRKLDRPRGALLLVAYLIFIGVLFV, from the coding sequence ATGATGGCGATGCTTTTTACGGTCCTGGTGTTTTTCGCGGGTCTGGCGATACTTTACTACGGCGCCGAATTTCTGGTGGGCGGCAGCTCCCGCCTGGCGTTTTCCTATGGGGTGCGGCCGCTCATCGTCGGCATGACGGTGATCGCCTTCGCCACCAGCATGCCCGAGCTCATGGTGTCGCTGCTGGCGGCCGTCAAGGGCTCCTCGGATATCGCCGCGGGCAACATCATCGGCTCCAATATCGCCAACATCGGCCTGATTCTCGGCGTGGCGGCCTTGCTTTTGCCCATGGTCGTGGCGCGCGCCACCCTGACGCGGGAAATCCCCTTCATGATCGGGGCCTCCCTGCTTCTCTATGTGTTTTGTCTCGACGGCGTGTTGGGGTTCGTCAACGGACTCATTTTGTTCGCGCTGCTGGTGGTTTTTCTGGCTTATTGCATCAAGACCGCGCGCATCAGAGTCCCTTATGAGATCGAGGCCGAACGTCCTGCCGGGGAGAGCGAACCGAGGCGCCGACGCGATCTGCTTCATATCACCCTGGGCATGGTCGGATTGGGGGTCGGCGCCGAGCTGATGGTGCGTTCGGCGGTGACCATCGCCACGGCCTTGGGCATTTCCGAACTGGTCATCGGCATGACCGTGGTCGCCCTGGGCACCAGCCTGCCCGAGTTGGCGGCCTCGGTGGTGAGCGCCTGGAAGGGCGAGATGGACCTGAGCGTCGGCAATGTCATCGGCAGCAATATTTTCAACATCCTGTTCGTGCTGGGTGTCTGCCCCATGATTCGTCCGCTGAGCGTCGATCCGTCGGTCCTGCGCTTTGAGCTGCCCGTCATGCTGGCCTTCAGCGCGGTCCTGATTCCCCTGCTGTGGCGCGGTCGCAAGCTCGACCGGCCGCGCGGCGCCCTGCTGTTGGTCGCCTACCTGATCTTCATCGGAGTGTTGTTCGTATGA
- a CDS encoding ArsR/SmtB family transcription factor: MDFDKMQTFDREAEILKVLGHPVRLKIVAGLMSQSCNVKKIWECLNLPQATVSQHLALLKNKNIIEGRRDGVEMFYQVVSDEARRIVNVLLESHSCP, translated from the coding sequence ATGGATTTCGACAAAATGCAGACCTTCGACCGGGAAGCCGAAATTCTCAAGGTGCTCGGCCATCCCGTGCGCCTGAAAATCGTTGCGGGCCTCATGTCCCAGAGCTGCAACGTGAAGAAAATCTGGGAATGCCTCAATCTTCCCCAGGCCACCGTGTCCCAGCATTTGGCGCTGCTCAAGAATAAAAACATCATCGAGGGCCGCCGCGACGGCGTCGAGATGTTCTACCAGGTGGTGTCCGACGAAGCCCGCCGTATCGTCAACGTTCTGCTTGAAAGCCATTCCTGCCCGTGA
- a CDS encoding class I SAM-dependent rRNA methyltransferase yields MNRIHIAAGHDRRLRAGHPWVFSNEIGLIEGQPAPGDAVAVHGPRGDCLGTGYYNPHSLIAVRMLSPQREDIDSATFFHQRIAQALAYRRALYGDLDGVRLVYGESDFLPGLVVDLYGSVLSLQFLTLGMERRRDAILEVLLDLLRPEAVVARNDVGVRELEGLPQNIEVLRGTLPAEVIVGENGLRFAVDILGGQKTGHFLDQKENHQALRQRVEGGRVLDLFCYSGAWGVHAAHYGASEVLGIDISKGALALAQRNAELNGFAERCRFTQGDVFEVLRDLAAAGERFDTIVLDPPAFVKSKKRLAEAVRGYLTINRRAMDLLAPGGFLLTCSCSYHMERELFLDTLRQAAHKAGRSLRLIEVRGQALDHPVLLACPETDYLKCVILQAV; encoded by the coding sequence GTGAACCGCATCCACATCGCCGCCGGCCATGACCGCCGTCTGCGCGCGGGCCATCCCTGGGTGTTCAGCAACGAGATCGGCCTTATCGAGGGGCAACCCGCACCCGGCGACGCCGTTGCCGTGCATGGCCCCCGAGGCGATTGCCTCGGCACCGGCTATTACAATCCCCACTCGCTGATCGCCGTGCGCATGCTCTCGCCTCAGCGCGAGGACATCGACTCCGCGACCTTTTTCCACCAGCGCATCGCCCAGGCCCTTGCCTACCGCCGCGCCCTGTACGGCGATCTGGACGGGGTGCGCCTGGTTTACGGCGAGAGCGATTTTCTGCCCGGGCTGGTGGTGGATCTTTACGGTTCGGTGCTGTCCCTACAGTTTCTCACCCTGGGCATGGAGCGGCGTCGCGACGCCATTCTGGAGGTGTTGCTGGATCTGCTGCGGCCCGAGGCCGTCGTGGCGCGCAATGATGTGGGCGTGCGAGAACTCGAGGGGCTGCCCCAGAATATCGAGGTGTTGCGCGGCACCTTGCCCGCCGAAGTGATCGTCGGCGAAAATGGGCTGCGCTTCGCGGTGGATATTCTGGGCGGGCAGAAAACCGGCCATTTTCTCGACCAGAAGGAAAACCACCAGGCGTTGCGCCAACGGGTCGAAGGGGGGCGGGTGCTGGATCTGTTCTGCTATTCCGGGGCCTGGGGGGTGCATGCCGCCCACTATGGGGCAAGCGAGGTGCTGGGCATCGACATTTCCAAGGGCGCCCTGGCTCTGGCGCAACGCAACGCCGAGCTCAACGGTTTCGCGGAGCGCTGCCGCTTCACCCAGGGCGATGTCTTCGAGGTGCTGCGCGATCTGGCCGCCGCCGGCGAGCGCTTTGACACCATCGTGCTGGATCCACCCGCCTTCGTGAAAAGCAAGAAACGCCTGGCCGAGGCGGTCCGCGGTTATCTGACCATCAACCGGCGCGCCATGGACCTGCTGGCACCCGGCGGCTTTCTCCTGACCTGCTCCTGCTCCTACCACATGGAGCGCGAGCTCTTTCTCGACACCCTGCGTCAGGCCGCGCACAAGGCCGGACGCTCCCTGAGGCTCATCGAAGTCCGCGGCCAGGCGCTGGATCATCCCGTGCTGCTCGCCTGCCCCGAAACCGACTACCTCAAGTGCGTCATCCTGCAAGCGGTGTAG
- a CDS encoding methyltransferase domain-containing protein yields MSALCLTRVREHFSCHAEEYDRFARVQKLVAARLVAEAWPLMGGGPVLDVGTGTGEVARCLRVRDAELPLVICDLAPGMTRHAATSLPGALAADGDAQALPFASGTFGAVLCASVYQWMNDLPEAFCEAGRVLAAEGLFAFALFGAGTLHELRTSHRQAVAEVKGTEHSHVQEFPGREEVAAALGAGGLRVLRLWSEDEVEWHSSVAELLRALKKIGAQNASDRRPPGLASRQVMQRMNDIYRARFSREGRIPATYEVIYGLARKGP; encoded by the coding sequence ATGAGCGCGCTCTGCCTGACGCGGGTGCGGGAGCATTTTTCCTGCCATGCCGAAGAATACGATCGTTTTGCCCGGGTGCAGAAGCTTGTCGCCGCGCGCCTGGTTGCCGAGGCCTGGCCGCTCATGGGCGGCGGCCCGGTGCTCGATGTCGGCACCGGCACCGGCGAAGTCGCCCGCTGCCTGCGCGTGCGCGACGCCGAGTTGCCGTTGGTGATCTGCGACCTTGCGCCCGGCATGACAAGACATGCCGCGACGAGTCTGCCCGGCGCCCTGGCCGCCGACGGCGACGCCCAGGCCCTGCCCTTTGCCTCAGGCACGTTCGGGGCGGTGCTCTGCGCCTCGGTGTATCAGTGGATGAACGACTTGCCTGAGGCCTTTTGCGAGGCAGGTCGGGTGCTTGCCGCCGAGGGGCTGTTTGCCTTTGCCCTGTTCGGCGCGGGAACCCTGCACGAACTGCGAACCTCGCACCGCCAGGCGGTGGCCGAAGTCAAAGGCACGGAGCATTCCCATGTGCAGGAATTTCCGGGTCGCGAAGAGGTGGCCGCTGCCTTGGGCGCAGGTGGTTTGCGGGTGCTGCGCCTGTGGAGCGAGGACGAGGTGGAGTGGCATTCGAGCGTGGCGGAACTGCTGCGCGCCCTGAAAAAAATCGGTGCCCAGAACGCCAGCGACCGACGCCCGCCGGGTTTGGCCTCGCGTCAGGTCATGCAGCGCATGAACGACATTTACCGCGCGCGCTTTTCCCGCGAAGGGCGGATTCCGGCCACCTACGAAGTGATTTACGGGTTGGCGAGAAAGGGTCCGTAG